AATCGTTGCAGATCAGCAGGCCCAGCCGGCCCAGCGGCGTGTCGAAGGCGCGGATGCGCTCGCCCCGGGCGAAGAAGCGGCCTTCTTCGAAGAGCCCGTAAGTGGGCAGAAAGACCTTGCGCTGCACGTGGATCAGCTTCCCTTCGGCCAGGAAGGCCTGGGAGTTGTACAACAGGCCGCGGCGGTCACGCTCGGCGAAGCCGACGCAGAGCGCCAGTTGCCGGCTGGCCTCCAGCAGCGGCGCGAAGAAGGGATCCTCCGGGGCCAGCGCCACTTCGGCCACCAGATCGCGCAGGGCGTAGCCGGTCAGGGAGAGTTCCGGGAAGAGCAGCAGCTGGACGCCGGCCCGCGCCGCCTCCTCGGCCACAACCAGGTGTGCCGCCAAATTGGCCGCCAGGTCGCCCAGGAGGGGGTTGAATTGCGCGGCTGCTACTTGCATTGCGATCTCACCTGTTGCGCGCTCTGTTCCAATCTCACCACGAAGAACACGAAGACCAAAGAAGACCACGAAGAGACAGATGAAGGATCATTGGCGCTGGGAGGCGAAGCCGATTTCTTCCCCCGCCGGGGGCGGGTCCGCCAATGGCGGGGGAAGGGACTTGGCTATCGCCTCAACGAAGGTCCCTTACAGCGCCTGAGCTTCGTGCTCTTCTTTCTTCTTCCCGCTCTTCGTGGTGAGCGTGTCAGTTCCTGAGCGCCGTGGTGGGGGCCGGGATGCGGCCGCCGCGGCGGATGAAGATGCTGCTGTCCTGGGGCCGGACGGGCATGATGGGCGCCGCGCCCAGCAGGCCGCCCCAGTCCACCACGTCGCCCACGCGCATGCCGTGGACGGGGATGATCCGCAGGGCCGTGGTCTTGTTGTTCACCATGCCGATGGCCGCCTCGTCCGCCAGGATGGCCGAGAGCGTGGTGGCCGGCGTGTCGCCGGGGACGGCGATCATGTCCAGGCCCACGCTGCAGACGCAGGTCATGGCCTCGAGCTTCTCAATGGAAAGCACGCCCTCCGCCGCCGCGCGGATCATGTTGGCGTCCTCGCTGACCGGGATGAAGGCGCCGCTCATGCCGCCCACGTAGGATGAGGCCATCATCCCGCCCTTCTTCACCGCGTCGTTGAGCAGGGCCAGGGCCGCCGTGGAGCCGTGGGCGCCGATGCGCTCCAGGCCCATTTCCTCGAGGATCGCGCCCACGCTGTCGCCCTCGGCCGGGGTGGGGGCCAGACTGATGTCCACCACGCCGAAAGGCACGCCCTCCAGCTTGGCCACCTGGCGGCCCATCATCTCGCCGGCCCGCGTGATCTTGAAGGCCATGCGCTTGATGGCCTCGGCCACGTCCACGAAATCCGCCTGCTGGCCCACCTCGCGCACGGCGCTGAGCACCACGCCCGGTCCCGAGATGCCCACGTTCAGCGTCAGGTCGGGCTCGCTGATCCCGTGGAAGGCGCCGGCGATGAAGGGATTGTCCTCCACGGCGTTGCAGAAGGCCACGAGCTTGGCGCAGCCGATGCTCTTGACGTCCTTGGTCAGTTCGGCCGTGCGCAGGATGATCTCGCCCATCAGGCGCACGGCGTCCATGTTGATGCCGGCCTTGGAGGAGCCGATGTTCACGCTGCTGCAGACGTGCTTGGTGGAGGCCAGCGCCTCGGGGATGCTGAGGATCAGCTCCTGCTCGCCCGGGGTCATGCCCTTGGAGACCAGCGCGCTGTAGCCGCCCAGGTAGTCCACGCCGCACTCCTCGGCGGCCTTGTCCAGCGTGAGCGCCAGCTCGAGGAAGCCCGCGAGCTTCATCTGCTCGCCGGGGATGGAGAGCGGCGTGATGGAGATGCGCTTGTTGGCGATGGTGATGCCCCAGCGCTCCTCCACCTGGCGGGCGGCCGCCACGTGGCGCGAGGCCAGCCGCGTGATCTTGTCGTAGATCTTGCGCTTCATGGTCTCCAGGCTGTCGGAGGCGCAGTCGCGCAGGCTGATGCCCAGGGTCACGGTGCGCACGTCGAAGTGCTCGCGCTCCGTCATCTGGACGGTCTGGAGGATTTCCTCGAAGGACCAAGCCATGGCTTACACCCTGTGCATGCTGACGAACACGTCCTCGTGCTGGGCCAGCACCCGCACGCCCAGCTTCTCCCCCACCTGGCCCAGGGCCTTCTTCAGCGCGGCGAAGGAGGCCGTCAGCTCCGAGATGTCCACGATGAGGATCATGGTGAACCAGTCCTGGAGGATCTTCTGGCTGATGTCGATGACGTTGCCGTTGAAGTCCGCCAGACAGCGGGCCACCTCCGCCAGCACGCCGGCCTTGTTCTTGCCGAAGACGGTGACGATGACCTGCGTGCCCGAGCCCAGGTTCAAGTGCGAGGCGCTGAAGCCCGGCGTGCCCTCCAGGCCCGAGACTTCCTCCTGCATGCGGGCCAAGGCGTCGCGCACCACCTGCCGCACGTTGTCCGGGCTGGCCAGGGGGCCCAGCTCGTCGATGGCCTTGCGGGTCAGTTCCCGAATGGTGGCCTCACTGATCGCCATGGTCCGGCTCCTTTGCGCCCGGGAAGGCGGGCGGCACTTGGCTCTTGAATTCCGCGGAGGTCTCCAGCTCGTCCACGATGCCGATCACTGCGGCCTCCACGCTGATGTCCGGATTGGAGCCCAGGGCCATGCGCGCGGCGTGGCCGTAGGCGCAGATGACCAGCTCGCCCACGCCGGCGCCGATCACGTCCGCGCAGACCACCAGGTTCTCGTTGGTGGCCACGCTCAGATCGACGGGGTGGATGAGGAGCATGCGCAGGCTGCCCAGATTGGCGACCCGCTTGGTGGACCAGACGGTCCCGACGACTTTGCCGAGAAACATGGGCTGTCCTCTTTCCTTCTCAGCGGACCGACTCCAGCCGGCCGACGGAAGGGCGCGCCCAAAGTAGCAAAGAGGGCGGCGCGCTCAGCCGGGCGGGCAAGGAAAACGGCGCCCCGGGGCGCCGTTCTCGTGAAGCGGGATGGATCCACCGGCTAGAACTTGTAGCAGGTGATCTCCTTGTTGCCGGACTTGAAGAAGAGCCGGCCGCCCAGCTCGTCCACTTCGTACTCGGGCTCCTTGGTGCCCAGCACGACGGACTTCTCGTTGGCGCCCGTGGTCTTGTTCACCTGGATGATCCCGGCGCCGGACTTCTGCCCGCCCGGACCCACGTCGGCCAGCATGTAGACGTAGTTGTCCGAGGACTCGGACTGCTGGAAGCGCTGCTTCATCACCGGGTTGCTGGTGATCAGCGTGTACTGCTGGCTCATGCCCGTGGATTGGGCGCGGCCGTAGGCGGCGGAGGCGCTGGCGGCGTTGGCGGCCACGATCAGGGCCGTGGAGGCCACTTTGGCCAGCAGACCGGCCTGGGGCGCGCGGTTGTAAGTGTGGAAGATCTGCTTGCCCCCGAACTCATAGAGGGCCAGGTTCTGGCTGGACTGAAGCAGCAGGCCGTCCTTGCGCAGGGCCAAGGTGTGGGGGATCTCGCCGTCGCCCAGCTTGATCTTGTCCACCAGTTCGTGGTTGGAACCGTCCTTGAGGTCGATCTCATGGATGGCCCGGTCCGCGTAGATGAGGATCTTGCCGTCCTTCACCACGAAGCTGCTGGCGTTCTCCAGATCCTTGAAGGGCTTCTTCCAGGTCTGCAGGCCCGTGGCGGGATCCAGCACCGTGATGAAGGGCTTGCCCTTGCCCTTGATGCCGCCGGGGCCGCCGCGCACCACCAGGCCCTGGTTGGTGGCTTCCAGCTGATAGACGATGCCCTTGAGCTTGGCCGGTTTGGCCCAGGCCAGGCTGCCGTCGGAGACCTTCACCGCGGCCAGGGTCTGGTCCAAGGGGACGAACACGGTCTGGCCGTCCGCGCTCAGGGTCATCTGGGCGAAACCGCCCTTCACGGCGGGCACGTTCTTCACCTTGAGCTTGGAGGTCCACTTGACCTGGCCGGTCTTGGGATCCAGCATGCGCAGGCCCATGGGCGAGACCAACTCGAGGATGCCCTTGCCCTCCACGACCAGCGGGTTCTGGTTGCCGCGGATGCCCATCCGCAGCTTCTTCTTTTCCGAGATGGGGAAGACCGCCGGGAATTTCTTGTAGAGGCCGTCGTTGGCCCACATCTCATTGCCCGTGGCCAGATCCACGAGCTTGACGGTCATCTTGCCCTTCTTGCTCATGCCGTAGAGCAGGAGGCCGCCCGCCTCCGGCAGATAAAACTGGCCCGGGGAGTTGCCCAGTTCGAGCTTGGCTGAATCCCACTTGATCTCGCCCGTGGTCACGTCCAGCAGGTAGGTGGTGTTGCCGAAGCCCAACAGGCCGCCCTTGTAGGTCACCGCCGCGAACTGCGTGCCCGGCAGCATTTCGATGAAATCCTCGGGCATCTTCTTGAACTGGTCCAGCGACCAGGCCGTCTCGCCGCTGGCGGGGTCCAGCGCGAACAGGGCTTCCTCGGTACCCAGAATCAGGAAACCCGAATCGCTCAGCTTCTGCCACTGGATCTCGCGATCGAAGTTCTTCACCCATTCCGGCTGCAGGTCGCCGGCCAGGGCCAGTCCCGCGCTCAGCAGCAAACCCGCCAAAACCGTTCCGGCAATTCGTCGCATGTGACGCTCCTCCTGTTTCCCATTGTGTGACGTGAATCGCTCGGAGGAAAGTATCGGATGCGGGCACCCGCAAATCCAATAAGCAGGATTAACAGGTGTTGCGGTCTTGCGCGTCCCGAACCCGGATCAAAGCAGTCCAGCGGGCTGGCGCAGGGCCAGAAAAAAGCCCGGCGGGTACCGGGCTGGGGGAGTCACATCCGCGGGGGGGGCTGTGACGGAAGGCCGCGGGTCAGGCGGCTTCGCCGGTCTGCTGCTGCTCGGCGATCCGGTGGACGTAATCGTTGATCACGATCAGGTCGTCGATGGGCATGGCCGAGAGGTCCTTGAGCAGCTTCTTGATGATCACGCGCTTGACTTCATTCTTGCGCAACAGACCCTGCAGATCCTCCGAGAGCAATTGCTCGGGGCTCACGGAAAGGTACAGAAGACTGCTGATCAGATCGGAGATCGTCTCGATACTCTGGCGGTATGGCTTGCGGCCCGCCAACCACATGGATACCGTGGCTTTGGAGACACCGCACATTTTCGCCACATGGGCTTTTGTGATGCCCAAGTTTGCGAAGATGTACTTCAGGTTTTCGATGAAAACTGCCGTTTCCATTGACTATTTTCCTTTTAGTTCTCGCAGAAAATCCGTTGAATCCGACCAATCCCGCCACGTGTGGTGTCGGGTCGGCACCTCTGAACATAGGAAGGAGCGTGGAAAGGAGCAACCGGACGTGGTTTGAATTTCATCTGTCGTCCATAAAAAAGAACAGGACAGTCGGTCTCCCTTGAAATCTGGTTCATTTGAATCCACGATTCTTCTCTGGTCTTTTTGTTCATTTTCATCTTGAATCAGCTCGTGAGTTCATCTTTAATCCCCTCTCATTCCTGAAGATTCAGGACCCGCGCTTCGACGCCGGGCGGGTCCGCCGGGCGGAATCCCGGCAGGCGACGGCGGAACGGGTTCATTCCCAGCGGCCGTTTTTTGGTAGGTTTGGCCCAACATTCCAGGAGCATCCATGTCCATCTTCAAAGCCTACGACATCCGCGGCTTGGTTCCGGAAGAACTGAATGAAGAGACGGCCTTTCTCATCGGCCGGGCGGCGGGCGACTACTTCGGTGCCCGGCGCTTTCTGGTGGGCACGGACGACCGCGCCAGCCGGGACAGCCTCTTCGAGGCCTTCGCCCGCGGGCTGCGCGCCCAGGGCGTGCAGGTGGTGAGCATCGGCAAGGTCTCCACGCCGATCCTCTATTTCACGGCCGCGGAACTGGACTACGACGCGGGCGTGATGATCACGGCCTCGCACAATCCCGGCCAGTACAACGGCTTCAAGTTCTGCCGACGGGACGCCGCCCCGGTGCCCGAGGAGCAACTCCAGGAACTGCGGCGCCGGGTGGAGAGCGCGGACTTCCAGTCCGTCCCGGCCCGGGTGGGTCCGGCGGAGCAGCTGGACCCCTTCCCCGCCTACCGCGAATTCCTG
This sequence is a window from Candidatus Delongbacteria bacterium. Protein-coding genes within it:
- a CDS encoding nitrilase-related carbon-nitrogen hydrolase, yielding MQVAAAQFNPLLGDLAANLAAHLVVAEEAARAGVQLLLFPELSLTGYALRDLVAEVALAPEDPFFAPLLEASRQLALCVGFAERDRRGLLYNSQAFLAEGKLIHVQRKVFLPTYGLFEEGRFFARGERIRAFDTPLGRLGLLICNDWWHAAAPLLLAQDGAELFLAPAASPLRGLTPRPASAPGWMESPGGENGRVWYGLLAAHAKMQSTPILFCNRCGFDDGVGFWGGSSYWSPAGLRLAGLDHADPGLLQADWDPAQTRRERAYSPLLRDENLSLLADELARLRSARD
- a CDS encoding PFL family protein, with protein sequence MAWSFEEILQTVQMTEREHFDVRTVTLGISLRDCASDSLETMKRKIYDKITRLASRHVAAARQVEERWGITIANKRISITPLSIPGEQMKLAGFLELALTLDKAAEECGVDYLGGYSALVSKGMTPGEQELILSIPEALASTKHVCSSVNIGSSKAGINMDAVRLMGEIILRTAELTKDVKSIGCAKLVAFCNAVEDNPFIAGAFHGISEPDLTLNVGISGPGVVLSAVREVGQQADFVDVAEAIKRMAFKITRAGEMMGRQVAKLEGVPFGVVDISLAPTPAEGDSVGAILEEMGLERIGAHGSTAALALLNDAVKKGGMMASSYVGGMSGAFIPVSEDANMIRAAAEGVLSIEKLEAMTCVCSVGLDMIAVPGDTPATTLSAILADEAAIGMVNNKTTALRIIPVHGMRVGDVVDWGGLLGAAPIMPVRPQDSSIFIRRGGRIPAPTTALRN
- a CDS encoding ACT domain-containing protein, which produces MAISEATIRELTRKAIDELGPLASPDNVRQVVRDALARMQEEVSGLEGTPGFSASHLNLGSGTQVIVTVFGKNKAGVLAEVARCLADFNGNVIDISQKILQDWFTMILIVDISELTASFAALKKALGQVGEKLGVRVLAQHEDVFVSMHRV
- a CDS encoding EutN/CcmL family microcompartment protein — translated: MFLGKVVGTVWSTKRVANLGSLRMLLIHPVDLSVATNENLVVCADVIGAGVGELVICAYGHAARMALGSNPDISVEAAVIGIVDELETSAEFKSQVPPAFPGAKEPDHGDQ
- a CDS encoding PQQ-binding-like beta-propeller repeat protein, with the protein product MRRIAGTVLAGLLLSAGLALAGDLQPEWVKNFDREIQWQKLSDSGFLILGTEEALFALDPASGETAWSLDQFKKMPEDFIEMLPGTQFAAVTYKGGLLGFGNTTYLLDVTTGEIKWDSAKLELGNSPGQFYLPEAGGLLLYGMSKKGKMTVKLVDLATGNEMWANDGLYKKFPAVFPISEKKKLRMGIRGNQNPLVVEGKGILELVSPMGLRMLDPKTGQVKWTSKLKVKNVPAVKGGFAQMTLSADGQTVFVPLDQTLAAVKVSDGSLAWAKPAKLKGIVYQLEATNQGLVVRGGPGGIKGKGKPFITVLDPATGLQTWKKPFKDLENASSFVVKDGKILIYADRAIHEIDLKDGSNHELVDKIKLGDGEIPHTLALRKDGLLLQSSQNLALYEFGGKQIFHTYNRAPQAGLLAKVASTALIVAANAASASAAYGRAQSTGMSQQYTLITSNPVMKQRFQQSESSDNYVYMLADVGPGGQKSGAGIIQVNKTTGANEKSVVLGTKEPEYEVDELGGRLFFKSGNKEITCYKF
- a CDS encoding helix-turn-helix transcriptional regulator, translated to METAVFIENLKYIFANLGITKAHVAKMCGVSKATVSMWLAGRKPYRQSIETISDLISSLLYLSVSPEQLLSEDLQGLLRKNEVKRVIIKKLLKDLSAMPIDDLIVINDYVHRIAEQQQTGEAA